One region of Cobetia sp. cqz5-12 genomic DNA includes:
- a CDS encoding thioesterase family protein: MDLLEITVPHEWVDYNGHMNDAEYARAFSMAVEALMEHVGLDADGRREHDLTIYTLETHLCYLAEAHEGQTLKVKVLLLDHDAKRQHVLFTLTDADGGEIATSEQMLMAMSISGGRPTPCPESVAERIAALPQPAGEDDWPKAAGRRIGIRRKTA, from the coding sequence ATGGACCTGCTCGAGATCACGGTGCCGCATGAGTGGGTCGACTACAACGGCCACATGAACGATGCCGAATACGCGCGCGCCTTTTCGATGGCCGTCGAAGCGCTGATGGAGCACGTGGGCCTGGATGCCGACGGTCGTCGCGAACACGACCTGACCATCTACACCCTGGAGACGCATCTGTGCTATCTGGCGGAAGCGCACGAAGGCCAGACACTCAAGGTCAAGGTGCTGCTGCTGGACCATGACGCCAAGCGTCAACACGTGCTGTTCACTCTGACCGATGCCGACGGCGGCGAGATTGCCACCAGCGAGCAGATGTTGATGGCGATGAGCATCAGTGGCGGTCGTCCGACGCCCTGCCCGGAATCGGTAGCGGAGCGCATCGCCGCCCTGCCCCAACCGGCTGGAGAGGATGACTGGCCCAAGGCGGCCGGCCGCCGTATCGGGATCCGTCGCAAGACGGCCTGA